One Carassius carassius chromosome 20, fCarCar2.1, whole genome shotgun sequence DNA segment encodes these proteins:
- the mylk4a gene encoding myosin light chain kinase 3 isoform X2 encodes MTMDCFFKGRYIWIVGSVCLMATYLWHRIWGLLSYRRKSRSSTSASEQLRDHKVKEGKFRLSLKGLKAQKKKKPPDSADAVSLKKQALLLEEVQKLNQENAERSEASQHLEKGVQKSEDGLVTPIQQDLILEEAKPLEPEQEKSLKEENEVTLDLKEDELKDAEPKREEVQAETPKLVEEESKEMPLETTGILKDQEVEGMEDQTITSGPSETDITDMEPATPTENSVQSTESEQTDEVTTSSKRHVTEEDLGLEDHKKSRVEEGEDKSEEKPQEPEDLCGVFKADGVEFQLDFSKLKKESYENKDEDHSDHFFIDCTPPPAAPFNHRVVSAKPNQINNFYTINRQEVLGGGRYGQVHKCIENSSGLTLAAKIIKARSQKEKEVVKNEIQVMNQLDHANLIQLYAAYESRNDIILVLEYVDGGELFDRIIDENYKLTELDTVMFIRQICEGLRYMHKMYILHLDLKPENILCVSRLTNKVKIIDFGLARKYQPREKLRVNFGTPEFLSPEVVNYDFVSFNTDMWSLGVITYMLLSGLSPFLGDEDSETLNNILACQWNFEEDEFSEVSEEAKDFISKLLVVDKSWRIGATEALKHPWLSDPAVHYRLHQKKNRCRSRRNSCLPPPES; translated from the exons CTACGAGATCACAAAGTTAAAGAAGGGAAGTTTCGTCTGAGCCTCAAAGGCCTCAAagcacagaagaagaagaaaccacCTGATTCAGCTG ATGCAGTCTCTTTGAAGAAGCAGGCACTGTTGCTTGAAGAGGTTCAGAAACTAAATCAAGAGAATGCAGAACGCTCCGAAGCATCCCAGCATCTGGAGAAAGGTGTGCAGAAATCAGAGGATGGCTTGGTTACTCCAATTCAGCAGGACCTTATCCTTGAGGAAGCTAAGCCTCTTGAACCTGAGCAAGAGAAGagtttgaaagaagaaaatgaGGTCACTCTGGATCTGAAAGAAGATGAGCTGAAAGATGCAGAGCCAAAGAGAGAGGAGGTCCAAGCTGAAACACCTAAATTAGTGGAAGAAGAGAGTAAGGAGATGCCATTAGAGACCACAGGCATACTCAAAGATCAGGAAGTAGAGGGTATGGAGGACCAGACAATTACCAGTGGTCCTTCAGAAACTGATATTACTGATATGGAGCCTGCTACACCAACTGAAAACTCAGTGCAAAG CACTGAGTCGGAGCAGACAGATGAGGTGACAACCAGCAGCAAAAGACATGTGACCGAAGAAGATCTGGGTTTGGAGGACCACAAGAAGAGCAGGGTTGAGGAGGGAGAAGACAAGAGTGAGGAGAAGCCACAGGAACCTGAAGATCTGTGTGGGGTTTTCAAAGCTGATGGTGTTGAATTCCAGCTGGATTTCAGCAAACTGAAGAAGGAGAGCTATGAGAATAAAGATGAAGATCACAGTGATCATTTCTTCATTG ATTGCACCCCACCTCCAGCAGCACCCTTCAACCACCGCGTGGTGTCTGCCAAACCCAACCAGATTAACAACTTCTACACTATCAACCGACAGGAGGTTCTTGGAGG CGGTCGATACGGTCAGGTGCATAAATGCATTGAAAATTCCTCTGGACTTACTTTGGCTGCAAAGATAATCAAAGCTAGGAGTCAAAAAGAAAAG GAGGTGGTGAAGAATGAGATTCAGGTTATGAACCAGCTCGACCACGCTAACCTGATCCAGCTCTACGCCGCCTACGAGTCCAGGAATGACATCATCCTTGTACTTGAATA TGTTGATGGAGGGGAACTCTTCGACAGAATCATCGATGAGAACTATAAGCTGACGGAGCTTGACACGGTGATGTTCATCAGGCAGATCTGTGAAGGCTTGCGCTACATGCACAAAATGTACATCCTCCATCTGGACCTAAAG CCAGAGAACATTCTGTGTGTCAGCAGACTCACAAATAAAGTCAAGATCATCGACTTCGGACTGGCCAGGAA GTATCAGCCCAGAGAGAAGTTGCGTGTGAATTTCGGGACGCCAGAGTTTCTCTCTCCTGAGGTGGTCAACTATGATTTTGTGTCGTTCAACACGGACATGTGGAGTCTGGGCGTCATCACGTACATGCT GCTCAGCGGTCTGTCGCCCTTCCTCGGGGACGAGGACAGTGAGACCCTGAACAACATTTTGGCCTGTCAGTGGAACTTCGAGGAGGATGAATTCTCAGAAGTCTCAGAAGAAGCCAAGGAtttcatttccaaactccttGTGGTGGATAAAAG ctggagGATAGGAGCCACTGAAGCGCTGAAGCACCCCTGGCTGTCGGATCCAGCCGTTCACTACCGTCTGCATCAGAAG AAAAATAGATGCCGCTCGCGCAGAAACTCTTGTCTGCCTCCACCTGAGAGCTAA
- the mylk4a gene encoding myosin light chain kinase 2, skeletal/cardiac muscle isoform X1 produces MSSANSSTGIDLLQVRIDSLSSKMDRLISIQEKVLSRLNGMSMDIDGIEKEVETLKVEKEEIHFPPVIRTGPANEMKEMCQEMNSIMLAVNQRSEQQTQKLEGMERLVMSIQQVVSFIGETVKTTKIMDIMFKGPASRKSKAASALRSKECKIKLNSKCEASDNNEPVTIKLRDHKVKEGKFRLSLKGLKAQKKKKPPDSADAVSLKKQALLLEEVQKLNQENAERSEASQHLEKGVQKSEDGLVTPIQQDLILEEAKPLEPEQEKSLKEENEVTLDLKEDELKDAEPKREEVQAETPKLVEEESKEMPLETTGILKDQEVEGMEDQTITSGPSETDITDMEPATPTENSVQSTESEQTDEVTTSSKRHVTEEDLGLEDHKKSRVEEGEDKSEEKPQEPEDLCGVFKADGVEFQLDFSKLKKESYENKDEDHSDHFFIDCTPPPAAPFNHRVVSAKPNQINNFYTINRQEVLGGGRYGQVHKCIENSSGLTLAAKIIKARSQKEKEVVKNEIQVMNQLDHANLIQLYAAYESRNDIILVLEYVDGGELFDRIIDENYKLTELDTVMFIRQICEGLRYMHKMYILHLDLKPENILCVSRLTNKVKIIDFGLARKYQPREKLRVNFGTPEFLSPEVVNYDFVSFNTDMWSLGVITYMLLSGLSPFLGDEDSETLNNILACQWNFEEDEFSEVSEEAKDFISKLLVVDKSWRIGATEALKHPWLSDPAVHYRLHQKKNRCRSRRNSCLPPPES; encoded by the exons ATGAGTTCTGCTAACTCTAGCACAGGAATTGACCTGCTCCAGGTCAGGATTGATTCCTTGAGCAGCAAAATGGACAGGCTCATAAGTATCCAGGAAAAAGTGCTCAGCCGACTCAACGGCATGTCTATGGACATTGATGGAATTGAGAAAGAAGTTGAAACTCTGAAGGTGGAAAAAGAGGAGATCCATTTTCCTCCAGTTATCCGTACAGGACCAGCCAATGAGATGAAGGAGATGTGCCAAGAAATGAACAGCATCATGTTGGCAGTAAATCAACGTTCGGAGCAGCAAACCCAAAAGCTGGAGGGAATGGAAAGACTGGTGATGAGCATTCAACAGGTGGTCAGCTTTATTGGAGAAACTGTGAAAACTACCAAAATCATGGATATTATGTTCAAAGGGCCAGCTTCTCGGAAAAGTAAAGCGGCTTCAGCCCTCAGGTCCAAGGAGTGTAAGATCAAACTGAACAGCAAGTGCGAGGCCTCAGATAACAATGAGCCTGTCACTATAAAG CTACGAGATCACAAAGTTAAAGAAGGGAAGTTTCGTCTGAGCCTCAAAGGCCTCAAagcacagaagaagaagaaaccacCTGATTCAGCTG ATGCAGTCTCTTTGAAGAAGCAGGCACTGTTGCTTGAAGAGGTTCAGAAACTAAATCAAGAGAATGCAGAACGCTCCGAAGCATCCCAGCATCTGGAGAAAGGTGTGCAGAAATCAGAGGATGGCTTGGTTACTCCAATTCAGCAGGACCTTATCCTTGAGGAAGCTAAGCCTCTTGAACCTGAGCAAGAGAAGagtttgaaagaagaaaatgaGGTCACTCTGGATCTGAAAGAAGATGAGCTGAAAGATGCAGAGCCAAAGAGAGAGGAGGTCCAAGCTGAAACACCTAAATTAGTGGAAGAAGAGAGTAAGGAGATGCCATTAGAGACCACAGGCATACTCAAAGATCAGGAAGTAGAGGGTATGGAGGACCAGACAATTACCAGTGGTCCTTCAGAAACTGATATTACTGATATGGAGCCTGCTACACCAACTGAAAACTCAGTGCAAAG CACTGAGTCGGAGCAGACAGATGAGGTGACAACCAGCAGCAAAAGACATGTGACCGAAGAAGATCTGGGTTTGGAGGACCACAAGAAGAGCAGGGTTGAGGAGGGAGAAGACAAGAGTGAGGAGAAGCCACAGGAACCTGAAGATCTGTGTGGGGTTTTCAAAGCTGATGGTGTTGAATTCCAGCTGGATTTCAGCAAACTGAAGAAGGAGAGCTATGAGAATAAAGATGAAGATCACAGTGATCATTTCTTCATTG ATTGCACCCCACCTCCAGCAGCACCCTTCAACCACCGCGTGGTGTCTGCCAAACCCAACCAGATTAACAACTTCTACACTATCAACCGACAGGAGGTTCTTGGAGG CGGTCGATACGGTCAGGTGCATAAATGCATTGAAAATTCCTCTGGACTTACTTTGGCTGCAAAGATAATCAAAGCTAGGAGTCAAAAAGAAAAG GAGGTGGTGAAGAATGAGATTCAGGTTATGAACCAGCTCGACCACGCTAACCTGATCCAGCTCTACGCCGCCTACGAGTCCAGGAATGACATCATCCTTGTACTTGAATA TGTTGATGGAGGGGAACTCTTCGACAGAATCATCGATGAGAACTATAAGCTGACGGAGCTTGACACGGTGATGTTCATCAGGCAGATCTGTGAAGGCTTGCGCTACATGCACAAAATGTACATCCTCCATCTGGACCTAAAG CCAGAGAACATTCTGTGTGTCAGCAGACTCACAAATAAAGTCAAGATCATCGACTTCGGACTGGCCAGGAA GTATCAGCCCAGAGAGAAGTTGCGTGTGAATTTCGGGACGCCAGAGTTTCTCTCTCCTGAGGTGGTCAACTATGATTTTGTGTCGTTCAACACGGACATGTGGAGTCTGGGCGTCATCACGTACATGCT GCTCAGCGGTCTGTCGCCCTTCCTCGGGGACGAGGACAGTGAGACCCTGAACAACATTTTGGCCTGTCAGTGGAACTTCGAGGAGGATGAATTCTCAGAAGTCTCAGAAGAAGCCAAGGAtttcatttccaaactccttGTGGTGGATAAAAG ctggagGATAGGAGCCACTGAAGCGCTGAAGCACCCCTGGCTGTCGGATCCAGCCGTTCACTACCGTCTGCATCAGAAG AAAAATAGATGCCGCTCGCGCAGAAACTCTTGTCTGCCTCCACCTGAGAGCTAA